From Ananas comosus cultivar F153 linkage group 8, ASM154086v1, whole genome shotgun sequence, one genomic window encodes:
- the LOC109714642 gene encoding ATP-dependent Clp protease proteolytic subunit, mitochondrial-like, whose product MWCRSLFRLVASAAAALQSRCYGLLSILNEKRIVCISGPITDDTACTVLLKLLSLAKNSRTKPVHLLINSPGGIVSAGLAIYDTIQSIPTPVATLCLGEAASMASLLLTAGAPSQRRALPNSRIMIHQPSGGFLGQASDKAIHAKEILKLRERFYAIYVRTALSRLMFLAEEAAAAAAAGGSMR is encoded by the coding sequence ATGTGGTGTCGCAGCCTCTTCCGCCTCgtcgcctccgccgcggcggcctTGCAGAGCCGCTGCTACGGGCTCCTCTCCATTCTCAACGAGAAGCGGATCGTGTGCATCAGCGGTCCCATCACTGACGACACCGCGTGCACTGTGCTGTTGAAGCTCCTCTCTCTTGCGAAAAATAGTCGTACGAAGCCGGTGCACCTGTTGATCAACTCCCCTGGGGGAATTGTCTCCGCGGGGCTTGCCATTTACGACACCATTCAGAGCATCCCTACTCCGGTGGCCACGCTATGTCTTGGTGAGGCTGCATCCATGGCCTCGCTCCTCCTCACCGCGGGCGCTCCTAGCCAGCGCCGTGCCCTTCCCAACTCCCGCATAATGATCCACCAGCCCTCCGGTGGGTTTTTGGGCCAGGCGTCTGACAAAGCGATTCATGCCAAAGAGATCCTCAAACTCCGCGAGCGCTTCTACGCCATCTACGTGAGAACTGCCCTATCGCGACTGATGTTTctggcggaggaggcggctgcggcggcagcggcgggggGAAGCATGAGATAG
- the LOC109714643 gene encoding ATP-dependent Clp protease proteolytic subunit 2, mitochondrial-like produces the protein MYEENDTYEFGIIRWLLASLLVFSDKERIVYINGPIIDDTTSIVVLQLISLAKDRQSKPVHLLINSPGETVSAGLVIYDTINSPGEIVSAGLVIYDTIQSIPIPVATLCLGQAGSMASLLTVGTLGQRRALPNSCIMIHQPFGGFLGQASDIAIHAKEILKVRDCLYAIHTKHTHQPVHRIEQFMERNIFMSGSAK, from the exons ATGTATGAAGAGAATGACACTTATGAATTTGGAATAATTAGGTGGCTACTAGCTAGTCTTCTGGTTTTCAGC GACAAGGAGCGGATAGTGTACATCAACGGTCCCATCATTGATGACACTACATCCATTGTGGTGTTGCAGCTCATCTCTCTCGCGAAAGATCGTCAGAGTAAACCAGTGCACCTGTTGATCAACTCCCCTGGGGAAACTGTCTCTGCGGGGCTCGTTATTTATGACACGATCAACTCCCCTGGGGAAATTGTCTCTGCGGGGCTCGTCATTTATGACACGATCCAGAGCATCCCCATTCCTGTGGCCACGCTATGTCTCGGTCAGGCTGGATCCATGGCCTCACTCCTCACCGTGGGCACTCTCGGCCAACGCCGTGCCCTTCCTAACTCATGTATAATGATTCACCAGCCCTTCGGCGGCTTTCTAGGTCAGGCCTCTGACATAGCCATTCATGCCAAAGAGATCCTCAAAGTCCGCGACTGCCTCTATGCCATCCACACGAAGCACACACACCAGCCCGTCCACCGGATTGAGCAGTTTATGGAGCGTAATATATTCATGTCGGGTAGTGCTAAATAA